A genomic region of Pyrus communis chromosome 14, drPyrComm1.1, whole genome shotgun sequence contains the following coding sequences:
- the LOC137714875 gene encoding probable aspartyl protease At4g16563 has translation MASYIFLFLLSLLLLLPSISSNITTIPLSHFHRNPHPHPHLHPCHHLNNLATSSLKRAHHLKNPQTTTTHRTTTPVFSQSYGGYSIPLSFGTPPQTLSFIMDTGSDFTWFPCTKNYQCVNCPSYLKPFIPKLSSSSKILGCSDSKCALFHNKSPRFHCQACRPNSKNCTQMCPAYTFVYGLGETTGVPLSETLNLPTRSVPDFLVGCSVSSTHQPPAGIAGLGRGPASFPGQLGFKKFSYCLLSRLFDDTNKSSLLVLDAGEKWAKKTTGVIYTPFVSNPLVPARPAFSVYYYVGLRQIKVGRRRVKIPYRYLRPDSRGSGGTIIDSGTTFTIMAPEVSQRVSGEFARQMAAVGYKRAEEVEAVSGLKPCYSISGAKSAAFPVVTFHFKGGAEVALPVENYMAIAGDDLVCLTIMSDKELGGPEVSSSGPSIIIGSFQLQNFYVEYDLLNERLGFRQQRCN, from the coding sequence ATGGCTTCCTATATCTTCCTGTTTCTGCTCTCCCTACTTCTCCTTCTACCTTCCATTTCTTCCAATATTACCACCATTCCACTCTCACATTTCCACAGAAACCCGCATCCACATCCACATCTTCATCCATGCCACCACCTCAACAACTTAGCAACCTCATCTCTAAAAAGAGCCCACCACCTCAAAAACCCCCAAACCACAACCACCCACCGTACCACCACCCCGGTCTTCTCCCAAAGCTACGGCGGCTACTCCATACCCCTCAGCTTTGGTACCCCTCCCCAAACCCTTTCTTTCATCATGGACACCGGCAGCGACTTCACTTGGTTCCCTTGCACCAAAAACTACCAATGCGTCAACTGCCCCTCTTATCTCAAACCTTTTATTCCCAAATTGTCCTCATCCTCCAAAATCCTCGGCTGCTCCGATTCTAAATGCGCTTTGTTTCACAACAAATCCCCCCGCTTTCACTGCCAAGCTTGCCGGCCAAATTCCAAAAACTGCACCCAGATGTGCCCTGCCTACACATTCGTCTACGGCTTAGGGGAAACAACTGGAGTCCCGCTCTCTGAGACCCTCAACCTACCCACCCGATCCGTACCCGATTTCCTCGTCGGCTGCTCCGTTAGCTCTACCCACCAACCCCCAGCGGGCATTGCCGGATTGGGCCGAGGCCCTGCTTCTTTTCCCGGTCAATTGGGGTTCAAAAAGTTCTCCTACTGCCTTCTGTCCCGGCTTTTCGATGACACTAACAAAAGCAGCCTCCTGGTTCTCGACGCTGGAGAAAAATGGGCCAAGAAAACTACCGGTGTTATCTACACGCCGTTTGTAAGCAACCCATTAGTCCCCGCGAGACCAGCTTTCTCTGTCTACTACTACGTGGGTCTCCGCCAAATCAAGGTGGGACGGCGGCGCGTGAAAATTCCGTATAGGTACTTAAGGCCGGACTCAAGAGGCTCTGGTGGGACGATCATTGATTCCGGGACCACGTTCACGATCATGGCGCCCGAGGTGTCACAGCGCGTGTCGGGAGAGTTTGCGAGACAGATGGCAGCCGTAGGTTACAAGAGAGCTGAGGAAGTGGAGGCTGTGAGCGGGTTAAAGCCGTGTTACAGTATTTCCGGAGCCAAAAGTGCGGCGTTTCCGGTGGTGACGTTTCACTTCAAAGGAGGGGCTGAGGTGGCGCTGCCGGTGGAGAATTATATGGCGATTGCGGGTGACGATCTGGTGTGCTTGacgattatgagtgataaggaGCTTGGTGGGCCGGAAGTTTCCTCCTCCGGGCCTTCCATAATTATAGGGAGCTTTCAGCTGCAGAATTTCTATGTGGAATATGATCTGCTGAATGAGAGGTTGGGATTCAGGCAACAGCGATGCAATTGA